A window of the Euzebya pacifica genome harbors these coding sequences:
- a CDS encoding arginine deiminase: MSVSSEVGRLREVILHRPGLELRRLTPANKDQLLFDELVWVGKAQEEHDTFAKVLADNGVTVRLFADLLTTVVSDPELATALISRRATVDTCGVELVDRVHGYLSDLPPTELAEHLIGGVTVDEVPGAGDGFVGGVLGATAFLVPPLPNSVFTRDPSAHVYGGRVLSPMHKPARQPERLLWSTMYAHHPELSGRPVWYGEDQRDYFPATVEGGDVLVLSDRAIAVGVSERTSPIAVENLAASLFEAEEVDFVLAVELPMGRGTMHLDTVMTQVDRDAIVVWPKLPNVSRAHRIEPGGNGKMKVTEQPDLLRGLADAMATDELRVITTGEDEVRADREQWDDGNNTLAIAPGEVIAYERNVDTNRRLREAGITVHEISSFELPRGRGGPRCMSCPVDRDPLG, encoded by the coding sequence ATGAGCGTCTCCAGCGAAGTCGGCCGCCTGCGCGAGGTCATCCTCCACCGTCCGGGGTTGGAGCTGCGGCGCCTGACGCCCGCCAACAAGGACCAGCTGCTGTTCGACGAGCTCGTCTGGGTCGGCAAGGCCCAGGAGGAGCACGACACCTTCGCCAAGGTTCTGGCCGACAACGGCGTCACGGTCCGATTGTTCGCCGACCTGCTGACCACCGTCGTCTCCGACCCGGAGCTGGCGACCGCCCTGATCAGCCGCCGGGCCACCGTCGACACCTGCGGGGTCGAGCTGGTCGACCGGGTCCACGGCTACCTCAGCGACCTGCCGCCGACCGAGCTGGCCGAGCACCTGATCGGCGGGGTGACCGTCGACGAGGTACCCGGCGCCGGCGACGGCTTCGTCGGTGGTGTGCTCGGCGCCACCGCCTTCCTGGTACCGCCGCTGCCCAACTCCGTCTTCACCCGCGACCCCAGCGCCCACGTCTACGGCGGCCGGGTGCTCTCGCCCATGCACAAGCCCGCCCGCCAGCCCGAGCGGCTGCTGTGGTCGACGATGTACGCCCACCATCCCGAGCTGAGCGGCCGGCCCGTCTGGTACGGCGAGGACCAGCGCGACTACTTCCCCGCCACGGTCGAGGGGGGCGACGTCCTCGTGCTGTCCGACCGAGCCATCGCCGTCGGGGTCAGCGAGCGCACCTCGCCGATCGCCGTGGAGAACCTCGCGGCCAGCCTGTTCGAGGCCGAGGAGGTCGACTTCGTCCTGGCGGTGGAGCTGCCGATGGGGCGCGGGACCATGCACCTCGACACCGTCATGACCCAGGTCGACCGCGACGCGATCGTGGTGTGGCCCAAGCTGCCCAACGTGTCCAGGGCCCACCGCATCGAACCCGGGGGCAACGGCAAGATGAAGGTGACCGAGCAGCCCGACCTGCTGCGCGGCCTCGCCGACGCCATGGCGACCGACGAGCTGCGGGTCATCACCACCGGCGAGGACGAGGTTCGTGCCGACCGCGAGCAGTGGGACGACGGCAACAACACGCTGGCGATCGCCCCCGGGGAGGTCATCGCGTACGAACGCAACGTCGACACCAACCGACGGCTGCGCGAGGCCGGGATCACTGTCCACGAGATCTCCAGCTTCGAGCTGCCCCGCGGCCGCGGTGGCCCCCGCTGCATGTCCTGCCCCGTCGACCGGGACCCGCTCGGCTGA
- a CDS encoding DUF6027 family protein — MDLQPYTDAWDDDDPHANFKSEVAEYTRQDPLPTFEALGELTGIPVESLVRYALVKWASEGHEMIMHAGPRTVRRMWAFCEQADAAGTDAARLEAYEGLRQMVSWLHAPLVDGETSQDHTA; from the coding sequence ATGGACCTGCAGCCCTACACCGATGCCTGGGACGACGACGACCCGCACGCCAACTTCAAGTCCGAAGTCGCGGAGTACACCCGTCAGGACCCCCTGCCCACGTTCGAGGCGCTCGGCGAGCTGACCGGCATCCCGGTCGAGTCGTTGGTGCGCTATGCCCTCGTCAAGTGGGCCAGCGAGGGCCACGAGATGATCATGCACGCCGGCCCGCGGACCGTCCGGCGGATGTGGGCGTTCTGCGAGCAGGCGGACGCCGCAGGCACCGACGCGGCGCGGCTGGAGGCCTACGAGGGCCTGCGGCAGATGGTGTCGTGGCTGCACGCACCGCTGGTGGACGGCGAGACGTCACAGGACCACACAGCCTGA
- a CDS encoding GNAT family N-acetyltransferase, which produces MTATSDGMLVGMTDRSEPVIRRGRPEDHGAVVALDIRSFEPHTSPGQPITAANNFFERVPADQHFMAWLDDHLVGYIRMGHPTPLPSNAHVVEIQGLAVDPAARGRGVGAMLVQAVLDDAEQRGMRKVSLRVMGSNPTAQRLYQRMGFEVQGHLRDEFLINGEYVDDLMMARFV; this is translated from the coding sequence ATGACCGCGACATCGGACGGCATGCTGGTCGGGATGACCGACCGATCCGAACCCGTCATTCGTCGCGGCCGCCCGGAGGACCACGGCGCCGTGGTCGCCCTCGACATCCGCAGCTTCGAGCCCCATACCTCCCCCGGCCAGCCGATCACCGCAGCCAACAACTTCTTCGAGCGGGTCCCGGCCGACCAGCACTTCATGGCCTGGCTCGACGACCACCTCGTCGGCTACATCCGCATGGGCCACCCCACGCCCCTGCCCTCCAACGCCCATGTCGTGGAGATCCAGGGGCTGGCCGTCGACCCTGCCGCCCGCGGACGAGGGGTCGGGGCCATGCTGGTCCAGGCCGTGCTCGACGACGCCGAACAGCGAGGCATGCGTAAGGTCAGCCTGCGGGTCATGGGCAGCAACCCGACCGCCCAGCGGCTCTACCAGCGGATGGGCTTCGAGGTGCAGGGCCACCTCCGCGACGAGTTCCTGATCAACGGCGAGTACGTCGATGACCTGATGATGGCCCGCTTCGTCTGA
- a CDS encoding ATP-binding cassette domain-containing protein, translating to MTTTEARGSAAHGPEWEQRMALVQRIPLFQRVSPLSLPEIANLLQHTIATAGTVLLTQGEPGDAMYLIEEGACLVEHTSTAGTRPLARLGPGEFFGEHSLLAGGPRSATVRADTDMSLWVLSRQDFAALSQREPAVGTAVAEAAEQRAKFRDAGDYGLIRADLGALSQANGQVRVGRADDNDLVLDSRLVSTHHAILRNAGQSIVVEDTSADGATFVNGAPVKTATLKEGDHVFFGDQHLVWSTGALNEVISPRAIRIEAAGLRKEVKGGKNLLQNISLSIAPGEMVAIVGTSGAGKSTLMDALSGVRPPTHGEVRYNGEDVTHSRDRYRESQGYVPQDDIIHRDLPVKVTLDYAARLRLPGDTSKAERQAIVQKTLEDLQIAAHADTKVSALSGGQRKRCSIGVELLTKPRVFFLDEPTSGLDPATDTAMMKLLRRLSHDGATVLLTTHATKNVLLCDKVVFMARGGNLAFFGTPRRALEHFGCTEFDQIYELLEGSTTPEEWAQRYTQTPEYAFVAQLHAQAGPAMQDPGQQTRQGGFGRSISQFVTLSSRNAQLFLSNSDRLAPLFIGPIALALLMLALFRPGAFDPDTDNLIVPGLICFLLVFSGFLIGLTSGLQEIASEFAIIKRERLVNLKLTPYILSKMTFLAPVLSIGMALMLLILGLTDRIPDLSASEYAAVWFTMVLSTLLALAIAHFTSAAAPSAQTANDLAPAWIMPQVLFSGGLFPIAAMITVGEAISTVMPLRYGFQAAGNVLDVLGLYDAAGGPVAENLAAQYRDQFDVNLAVQWAVMGAAVVILLVAAGLVLRRKTAPQ from the coding sequence GTGACCACCACCGAAGCCAGAGGATCCGCGGCCCATGGACCCGAGTGGGAGCAGCGCATGGCGCTGGTGCAGCGCATCCCGTTGTTCCAACGCGTCTCGCCGCTCTCCCTGCCGGAGATCGCCAACCTGCTGCAGCACACCATCGCCACCGCTGGGACGGTGCTGCTGACCCAGGGCGAACCCGGCGACGCGATGTACCTGATCGAGGAGGGCGCGTGCCTCGTCGAGCACACGTCCACGGCCGGCACCCGCCCGCTCGCGCGCCTCGGCCCCGGCGAGTTCTTCGGCGAGCACTCCCTGCTTGCCGGCGGTCCCCGTTCGGCGACCGTGCGCGCGGACACCGACATGTCGCTGTGGGTCCTCTCCCGGCAGGACTTCGCCGCGCTCAGCCAACGCGAACCCGCGGTCGGCACCGCCGTCGCCGAAGCCGCCGAACAGCGCGCGAAGTTCCGCGACGCGGGCGACTACGGGCTCATCCGCGCCGATCTCGGCGCGCTCTCGCAGGCCAACGGACAGGTCAGGGTCGGCCGGGCCGACGACAACGACCTGGTGCTCGACTCCCGGCTGGTCTCCACCCACCACGCCATCCTCCGCAACGCCGGGCAGAGCATCGTCGTGGAGGACACCTCTGCCGACGGGGCCACGTTCGTCAACGGGGCCCCGGTCAAGACCGCCACCCTCAAGGAGGGCGATCACGTCTTCTTCGGCGACCAGCACCTCGTCTGGTCCACGGGCGCCCTCAACGAGGTCATCAGCCCACGCGCGATCCGCATCGAGGCGGCCGGCCTGCGCAAGGAGGTCAAGGGCGGCAAGAACCTGCTGCAGAACATCTCCCTGTCGATCGCCCCCGGCGAGATGGTGGCCATCGTCGGCACCAGCGGCGCCGGCAAGTCCACGCTCATGGATGCCCTGTCGGGGGTGCGCCCGCCCACCCACGGCGAGGTCCGCTACAACGGCGAGGACGTCACCCACTCCCGCGACCGGTACCGCGAGTCACAGGGCTACGTGCCCCAGGACGACATCATCCACCGCGACCTGCCCGTGAAGGTCACCCTCGACTACGCCGCCCGCCTGCGCCTTCCCGGCGACACGTCGAAGGCCGAGCGGCAGGCCATCGTGCAGAAGACGCTGGAGGACCTGCAGATCGCCGCCCACGCCGACACCAAGGTCTCGGCCCTGTCCGGCGGCCAGCGCAAGCGGTGTTCCATCGGGGTTGAGCTGCTGACCAAGCCGCGCGTGTTCTTCCTCGACGAACCCACCTCGGGCCTCGACCCGGCCACCGACACGGCGATGATGAAGCTGCTGCGGCGGCTGTCCCACGACGGGGCCACCGTGCTGCTGACGACCCACGCGACCAAGAACGTCCTGCTGTGCGACAAGGTCGTCTTCATGGCCCGTGGCGGCAACCTGGCGTTCTTCGGCACCCCTCGCCGGGCCCTCGAGCACTTCGGCTGCACCGAGTTCGACCAGATCTACGAGCTCCTGGAGGGATCGACGACGCCCGAGGAGTGGGCGCAGCGCTACACCCAGACGCCCGAGTACGCCTTCGTTGCCCAGCTGCACGCGCAGGCCGGCCCGGCGATGCAGGACCCCGGTCAGCAGACCCGCCAGGGTGGCTTCGGCCGCTCCATCTCGCAGTTCGTGACCCTGTCCAGCCGCAACGCGCAGCTGTTCCTGTCCAACTCCGACCGGCTGGCCCCGCTGTTCATCGGCCCGATCGCGCTCGCCCTGCTGATGCTGGCGCTGTTCAGGCCCGGGGCGTTCGACCCCGACACCGACAACCTGATCGTGCCCGGGTTGATCTGCTTCCTGCTGGTCTTCTCCGGCTTCCTGATCGGCTTGACGTCGGGGCTCCAGGAAATCGCGTCGGAGTTCGCCATCATCAAGCGCGAGCGGCTGGTCAACCTCAAGCTGACGCCCTACATCCTGTCCAAGATGACGTTCCTCGCGCCGGTGCTGTCGATCGGCATGGCGCTGATGCTGCTCATCCTCGGCCTGACCGACCGCATCCCAGACCTGTCGGCCAGCGAGTACGCCGCCGTCTGGTTCACGATGGTGCTCTCGACCCTGCTCGCCCTCGCCATCGCCCACTTCACCTCTGCCGCAGCCCCCAGCGCCCAGACGGCCAACGACCTGGCGCCGGCGTGGATCATGCCGCAGGTCCTGTTCTCCGGCGGCCTGTTCCCGATCGCGGCGATGATCACGGTCGGAGAGGCCATCTCGACGGTCATGCCGTTGCGGTACGGCTTCCAGGCCGCCGGCAACGTGCTGGACGTCCTGGGCCTCTACGACGCCGCCGGTGGCCCCGTCGCGGAGAACCTCGCCGCGCAGTACCGGGACCAGTTCGACGTGAACCTGGCCGTGCAGTGGGCGGTCATGGGCGCCGCCGTCGTGATCCTCCTCGTGGCCGCCGGGTTGGTGCTGCGACGCAAGACCGCACCCCAGTGA
- a CDS encoding cell wall-binding repeat-containing protein — protein sequence MRLSTRPLSLLWLVPLLLLVPLLGAPLPATAQGESVRFAAFAPVEVARPGDVVTVGGHLATGDLADRAARPVPATDAVEVSLHAPTGEAFPLGTAVPDVEGLFTVDIPAELTAGRTIGTARNGYRETWAVRAVAADGTAVAGAGAVTFAQAAGVQVDHDFTSSVGWVKPGEEFPSRVIVSNFDATPVSGLTVTIPAVDGRAVTEVRTANGDAAIGTDGTLTWTLGELPAASETGPARATLVVISEADTTTEDPQIVWKDLSATATLSTGATSTSHGPKVIPPAERFDTARYGDRPFPVVPVQFLDFAHAEDNQAELLDTIINDPANPGSTFNLFQEMSYGQLFPNGTVPSAGIETADFAYDGTAGEGVDFHKAQVPPPSTCTGLHSPDLAGTPLYPERITDGWYTLPGTTGYYGADSGGTALAPALGVPIPASIDAGCGDTGKAVYDAAAIADPEIDYNEYDTDKDGVVDFFMMIFVGCGGNGESQLTVAAGCEYFPGGIPAPYDNIWPHSSTLEGGFRDPGTGLLGYVSDDRLTDLEGNLLFYTDATYTVTTTTETEFPAYVRVGPYNVNPEGVFDAASVISHEYGHSLGLPDFYSNAGLTTYGEWNLMAADYSQHMDAFGRQELGWVVPLDVPEGTTEVEMVGSKTDINRIEWASPDGTPYVLEGEDVHNGQMYRAGIPTDILIDPALVENGASPTHVYWSTSGNDYACPSSPNARALDLRVPALADLAADTPVELSFATMFDIEWEFDYGFVMVTTDDGQTYTALESEEGFTTPATTNPNNNVCHATYGNGITGTTQSYEDGTSDIDRLVGNAPENDGFATDRYDLTAYAGQDNVVIRFGYVTDVGLAEQGWFIDDVTVTADGQELYANDFEDGATDPLLFNGGCDPDSGLGTAPICSKGFQYVSSTEGSPADHAYYLELRDRSGFDADGFGQSDRGAISWEPGISLGYTDESFSYGNISNGDHPGQHVLDAVPVPGDTAPELADAAFNVGESFSDAGEGHVDNFEDPQREDGFWRFDFECLSFDVTAMSGDEVTVDDSGAVVSPREDDITATVSLTRGTGCAPIDYGYEGDLGLTVERLAGPGRIQTAVEVSQRAFPNGADTVLLADAGNFPDALAAAPLAADLDAPVLLTSASELAAEVATELERLGATDVVLLGGEAALSAGVENALSDYEVTRLAGSGRVETSVEVAEALAGDDGEVPGAILVRADAFPDALAASNLAIPGGLPILLTGSSGLDAAAEAALGDLVADGAVVYLAGGTAALAEQVATDVAAAGFVPKRLSGASRYATAAAITQEALTTTGASFGSAMLASGTNFPDALTAGPAAAQLGGMLVLVDPGSLDASPESRSLLSANAGSIRRLFIAGGTAAVSQDVQDQAVTVLGG from the coding sequence ATGCGCTTGTCAACACGTCCGCTGTCGCTGCTCTGGCTGGTGCCGTTGCTGCTGCTCGTCCCGTTGCTCGGCGCCCCGTTGCCGGCCACCGCACAGGGCGAGTCCGTCCGCTTCGCGGCGTTCGCTCCCGTCGAGGTCGCTCGTCCCGGCGACGTCGTCACCGTCGGCGGCCACCTCGCCACCGGTGACCTCGCCGATCGTGCCGCCCGGCCGGTTCCCGCCACCGACGCCGTCGAGGTCAGCCTGCACGCCCCCACCGGTGAGGCCTTCCCGCTGGGCACCGCCGTGCCCGACGTCGAGGGCCTGTTCACCGTCGACATCCCGGCTGAGCTGACCGCCGGTCGCACCATCGGCACCGCCCGCAACGGCTACCGCGAGACGTGGGCCGTCCGGGCCGTCGCCGCCGACGGCACCGCGGTCGCCGGCGCTGGCGCCGTCACCTTCGCCCAGGCCGCCGGTGTCCAGGTCGACCACGACTTCACGTCCTCCGTCGGCTGGGTCAAGCCCGGCGAGGAGTTCCCGTCCCGTGTCATCGTCAGCAACTTCGATGCCACGCCGGTCAGCGGCCTCACCGTCACGATCCCGGCCGTCGACGGCCGCGCGGTCACCGAGGTCCGCACCGCCAACGGCGACGCCGCCATCGGCACGGACGGCACGCTGACCTGGACCCTGGGCGAGCTCCCCGCGGCCAGCGAGACCGGTCCCGCCCGCGCCACGCTCGTCGTCATCTCCGAAGCCGACACCACCACCGAGGACCCCCAGATCGTCTGGAAGGACCTGTCGGCGACCGCCACGCTGTCGACCGGGGCGACCTCGACCTCCCACGGCCCCAAGGTCATTCCCCCTGCCGAGCGCTTCGACACCGCCCGGTACGGCGACCGTCCGTTCCCCGTGGTGCCGGTGCAGTTCCTCGACTTCGCCCACGCCGAGGACAACCAGGCCGAGCTGCTGGACACCATCATCAACGACCCTGCCAACCCGGGGTCGACGTTCAACCTCTTCCAGGAGATGAGCTACGGGCAGCTGTTCCCCAACGGCACCGTCCCCTCCGCCGGCATCGAGACCGCCGACTTCGCCTACGACGGCACCGCGGGTGAGGGTGTGGACTTCCACAAGGCCCAGGTCCCCCCGCCGAGCACCTGCACCGGCCTGCACAGCCCCGACCTGGCCGGCACGCCCCTGTACCCCGAGCGGATCACCGACGGGTGGTACACCCTGCCCGGCACCACCGGCTACTACGGTGCCGACTCCGGCGGAACGGCGCTGGCACCCGCCCTCGGCGTGCCGATCCCCGCATCGATCGACGCCGGATGCGGTGACACCGGCAAGGCCGTCTACGACGCCGCCGCGATCGCCGACCCGGAGATCGACTACAACGAGTACGACACCGACAAGGACGGCGTCGTCGACTTCTTCATGATGATCTTCGTCGGCTGCGGTGGGAACGGCGAGAGCCAGCTGACCGTGGCCGCCGGGTGCGAGTACTTCCCGGGTGGCATCCCCGCCCCGTACGACAACATCTGGCCACATTCCTCCACGCTCGAGGGTGGCTTCCGTGACCCCGGGACCGGGCTGCTCGGCTACGTCTCCGACGACCGGTTGACCGACCTCGAGGGCAACCTGCTGTTCTACACCGACGCCACCTACACGGTGACCACGACGACCGAGACCGAGTTCCCTGCCTACGTCCGGGTCGGTCCGTACAACGTCAACCCCGAGGGTGTCTTCGACGCCGCATCGGTGATCAGCCACGAGTACGGCCACTCCCTCGGCCTGCCCGACTTCTACTCCAACGCCGGCCTCACGACCTACGGCGAGTGGAACCTGATGGCCGCCGACTACAGCCAGCACATGGACGCCTTCGGCCGTCAGGAGCTCGGCTGGGTCGTGCCGCTGGACGTGCCCGAAGGCACCACCGAGGTCGAGATGGTCGGCTCGAAGACCGACATCAACCGCATCGAGTGGGCCTCCCCCGACGGCACCCCCTACGTGCTGGAGGGCGAGGACGTCCACAACGGCCAGATGTACCGGGCCGGCATCCCCACCGACATCCTGATCGACCCGGCCCTGGTGGAGAACGGCGCCTCGCCGACCCACGTGTACTGGTCGACGTCCGGCAACGACTACGCCTGCCCCTCCTCGCCCAACGCCCGGGCGCTGGACCTGCGCGTGCCGGCGCTGGCCGACCTGGCGGCCGACACCCCCGTCGAGCTGTCGTTCGCCACGATGTTCGACATCGAGTGGGAGTTCGACTACGGCTTCGTCATGGTGACCACCGACGACGGCCAGACGTACACGGCGCTGGAGTCCGAGGAGGGCTTCACCACGCCGGCGACCACCAACCCCAACAACAACGTCTGCCACGCCACCTACGGCAACGGCATCACCGGGACCACCCAGTCCTACGAGGACGGCACCAGCGACATCGACCGCCTGGTCGGCAACGCCCCGGAGAACGACGGCTTCGCGACCGACCGCTACGACCTGACCGCCTACGCGGGACAGGACAACGTGGTCATCCGCTTCGGCTACGTCACCGACGTCGGCCTGGCCGAGCAGGGCTGGTTCATCGACGACGTGACCGTCACCGCCGACGGCCAGGAGCTGTACGCCAACGACTTCGAGGACGGTGCGACCGACCCGCTGTTGTTCAACGGCGGCTGCGACCCCGACTCGGGCCTGGGCACCGCGCCCATCTGCTCCAAGGGGTTCCAGTACGTGTCCTCCACGGAGGGCTCGCCCGCTGACCACGCCTACTACCTCGAGCTGCGCGACCGCTCCGGCTTCGACGCCGACGGCTTCGGCCAGTCCGACCGCGGCGCCATCTCGTGGGAGCCGGGCATCTCGCTGGGCTACACCGACGAGTCGTTCAGCTACGGCAACATCTCCAACGGTGACCACCCCGGCCAGCACGTGCTGGATGCCGTGCCCGTGCCCGGTGACACCGCCCCCGAGCTGGCCGACGCCGCCTTCAACGTCGGGGAGTCCTTCTCCGACGCCGGCGAGGGCCACGTCGACAACTTCGAGGACCCCCAGCGCGAGGACGGGTTCTGGCGCTTCGACTTCGAGTGCCTCTCCTTCGACGTCACGGCGATGTCCGGTGACGAGGTGACCGTCGACGACAGCGGTGCCGTCGTCTCTCCCCGCGAGGACGACATCACCGCGACCGTGTCGCTGACCCGTGGCACGGGCTGTGCGCCGATCGACTACGGCTACGAGGGTGACCTCGGGTTGACCGTCGAGCGGCTGGCCGGTCCGGGTCGCATCCAGACGGCGGTGGAGGTGTCGCAGCGGGCGTTCCCCAACGGGGCCGACACCGTGCTGCTGGCCGACGCCGGCAACTTCCCCGACGCGCTCGCGGCAGCGCCCCTGGCCGCCGACCTCGACGCGCCGGTGCTGCTGACCTCGGCCTCCGAGCTGGCTGCAGAGGTGGCGACGGAGCTGGAGCGCCTCGGTGCCACCGACGTGGTCCTGCTGGGTGGCGAGGCGGCTCTGTCCGCTGGCGTGGAGAACGCGCTGTCGGACTACGAGGTCACTCGCCTGGCCGGTAGCGGTCGAGTCGAGACCTCCGTGGAGGTCGCCGAGGCGCTGGCGGGTGACGACGGCGAGGTGCCGGGTGCGATCCTGGTCCGCGCCGACGCGTTCCCCGACGCGCTGGCCGCCAGCAACCTGGCCATCCCCGGTGGGCTGCCGATCCTGCTGACGGGCTCTTCCGGCCTGGACGCGGCGGCCGAGGCGGCGCTCGGTGACCTGGTGGCCGACGGGGCCGTGGTCTACCTGGCCGGTGGCACCGCGGCGCTGGCCGAGCAGGTTGCCACCGACGTGGCGGCTGCCGGGTTCGTGCCCAAGCGACTGTCCGGCGCCAGCCGGTACGCCACGGCAGCGGCGATCACCCAGGAGGCGTTGACCACCACCGGGGCATCGTTCGGCTCGGCGATGCTGGCCAGCGGCACCAACTTCCCCGACGCGCTGACGGCCGGTCCGGCCGCCGCGCAGCTGGGCGGGATGCTGGTGCTGGTCGACCCGGGCAGCTTGGACGCCTCGCCGGAGTCGCGGTCGCTGCTGTCGGCCAACGCGGGATCCATCCGCCGGCTGTTCATCGCCGGTGGCACCGCGGCGGTCAGCCAGGACGTGCAGGACCAGGCAGTCACCGTCCTCGGCGGCTGA
- a CDS encoding potassium channel family protein — MAYTVAGVLLLVGLLVDVVATTVASGRPGGWVSRRTGRAMWTAIRRAARGHQGVMEIGGLVVVVGLLVQWLVIALAAWWLVLLGTGEVVEATTGRAASAVEALYYAGVTFSTLGNGEYLATSAGGRVVTVVASVSGIVLLTLCITYLVPVISAVSLKRRVAAQITDLGPTPHDVARRLLSEAGTSQQVDVALELSTHIRTLTQQHYSYPVLHYFHSRHRKTALAVALGVLDDALVLVELAQGRDEPPIHLHLLDTAIEGFLDALAHSFIEPADEPPPQPTVEDLRRLVGSDPLPTNTDIDGRYGPRSERRRRLKGFVHDDGWSWDDVARPETTPV; from the coding sequence ATGGCCTACACCGTCGCCGGAGTGCTGTTGCTCGTCGGACTGCTCGTCGACGTGGTGGCCACGACGGTCGCAAGCGGGCGTCCCGGCGGCTGGGTCAGCCGGCGGACGGGCCGGGCCATGTGGACCGCGATCCGCCGGGCAGCCCGTGGCCACCAGGGGGTGATGGAGATCGGCGGGCTCGTGGTGGTCGTCGGCCTGCTCGTGCAGTGGCTCGTCATCGCCCTGGCGGCCTGGTGGCTGGTCCTGCTCGGCACGGGCGAGGTCGTGGAGGCGACCACCGGCCGGGCGGCGTCGGCCGTGGAGGCGCTGTACTACGCGGGGGTGACCTTCTCCACGCTCGGCAACGGCGAGTACCTGGCGACGAGCGCCGGCGGGCGGGTCGTGACGGTGGTGGCGTCGGTCAGCGGGATCGTCCTGCTCACGTTGTGCATCACCTACCTGGTCCCGGTCATCAGCGCCGTCTCCCTCAAGCGGCGGGTGGCGGCGCAGATCACCGATCTCGGGCCCACTCCCCACGACGTCGCGCGACGGCTGCTGTCCGAGGCGGGGACCAGCCAGCAGGTCGACGTCGCGCTCGAGCTCTCCACGCACATCCGCACGCTCACCCAGCAGCACTACAGCTATCCCGTGCTGCACTACTTCCACAGCCGTCACCGCAAGACCGCGCTGGCCGTGGCGCTCGGGGTCCTGGACGACGCGCTGGTGCTCGTCGAGCTCGCACAGGGTCGGGACGAGCCACCGATCCACCTGCACCTCCTCGACACCGCCATCGAGGGGTTCCTCGACGCGCTGGCCCACTCCTTCATCGAACCGGCGGACGAGCCACCACCGCAGCCGACCGTGGAGGACCTGCGGCGCCTGGTCGGCAGCGATCCCCTGCCGACGAACACCGACATCGACGGCCGCTACGGCCCACGCAGCGAGCGGCGTCGACGGCTGAAGGGGTTCGTGCACGACGACGGGTGGTCGTGGGACGACGTCGCTCGTCCCGAGACGACGCCGGTCTGA